In Mycobacterium gallinarum, a single window of DNA contains:
- a CDS encoding Bax inhibitor-1/YccA family protein — protein MRESSNPVFRSLPKGQGGYAQFGTGAAGYGAQAVQADPYVTQYPDQRQTGVSRPLTIDDVVTKTGITLAVVTAVGVLSYFLVAQNVALMMPFVLVGALGGLAMVLIATFGRKQDNPAIVLSYAALEGLFLGAASFLFANLVSTGGPGMIAQAIFGTVGVFVGMLVVYKTGAIRVTPKFTRMMVAALFGVVAIALLNFVLAIFGVGGGEGFGLRSGGPLAIIFSLVCIGLAAFMFLIDFDQADQLIRAGAPEKAAWGVALGLTVTLVWLYLEILRLLSYFNSD, from the coding sequence GTGCGGGAGTCCAGCAACCCGGTATTTCGTTCCTTGCCCAAGGGGCAGGGTGGCTATGCGCAGTTTGGTACCGGAGCCGCAGGCTACGGTGCGCAGGCGGTACAGGCCGATCCATATGTGACGCAGTATCCCGACCAGCGGCAGACGGGTGTCTCCCGGCCGCTGACCATCGACGATGTCGTCACCAAGACGGGCATCACCCTTGCGGTGGTGACGGCTGTCGGCGTCTTGTCGTACTTCCTGGTGGCGCAGAACGTCGCGCTGATGATGCCGTTCGTGCTCGTCGGCGCCCTCGGCGGTCTGGCGATGGTGTTGATTGCGACATTCGGACGCAAGCAGGACAACCCGGCGATCGTGCTGAGTTACGCCGCGCTCGAGGGCCTCTTCCTGGGCGCCGCGTCGTTCTTGTTCGCGAACCTCGTCTCCACCGGTGGCCCCGGAATGATCGCGCAGGCGATCTTCGGAACCGTCGGTGTGTTCGTCGGCATGCTCGTCGTCTACAAGACCGGCGCCATTCGGGTGACGCCGAAGTTCACGCGAATGATGGTCGCGGCCCTGTTCGGCGTGGTGGCCATCGCGCTGCTCAACTTCGTGCTCGCGATCTTCGGTGTCGGCGGCGGCGAGGGCTTTGGCCTGCGCAGCGGTGGTCCACTGGCGATCATCTTCTCGCTGGTCTGCATCGGACTGGCGGCCTTCATGTTCCTGATCGACTTCGACCAGGCCGACCAGCTGATTCGCGCCGGTGCGCCGGAGAAGGCCGCGTGGGGCGTCGCCCTCGGCCTGACCGTCACGCTGGTCTGGCTGTACCTCGAGATCCTGCGGCTGCTGTCGTACTTCAACAGCGACTAG
- a CDS encoding acetyl-CoA C-acetyltransferase — translation MAEAVIVATARSPIGRAVKGSLATMRPDDLAAQMVRAVLDKVPSLDPKDIDDLMMGCAQPAGEAGYNIARAVAVELGYDFLPGTTVNRYCSSSLQTTRMAFHAIKAGEGDVFISAGVETVSRFGVGAADGAPNSKNAMFEEAQARTAKQAEGADEWHDPRADGLVPDVYIAMGQTAENVSLYTGISREDQDHWGVRSQNRAEDAIKSGFFEREIVPVKLPDGTTVTTDDGPRAGTTYEAVSQLKPVFRPNGTITAGNACPLNDGAAAVVIMSDTKAKELGLTPLARIVSTGVSGLSPEIMGLGPIEAIKKALAKAGKTISDIDLVEINEAFAVQVLGSARELGIDEDKLNVSGGAIALGHPFGMTGARITATLLNNLATHDKTFGIESMCVGGGQGMAMVVERLS, via the coding sequence ATGGCTGAAGCCGTCATCGTCGCCACTGCACGCTCGCCGATCGGCCGCGCCGTCAAGGGGTCGCTCGCCACGATGCGCCCCGACGACCTCGCGGCGCAGATGGTTCGGGCGGTGTTGGACAAGGTTCCCTCGCTGGACCCGAAGGACATCGACGACCTGATGATGGGCTGCGCGCAGCCCGCCGGTGAGGCCGGCTACAACATCGCCAGGGCGGTGGCCGTCGAACTCGGCTACGACTTCCTGCCGGGCACCACGGTCAACCGGTACTGCTCGTCGTCGCTGCAGACCACGCGGATGGCTTTCCACGCCATCAAGGCCGGTGAAGGCGACGTGTTCATCTCCGCGGGTGTCGAGACGGTGTCGCGGTTCGGCGTGGGTGCGGCCGACGGCGCGCCTAACTCGAAGAACGCGATGTTCGAGGAGGCCCAGGCGCGGACGGCCAAGCAGGCCGAGGGGGCCGACGAATGGCACGACCCGCGTGCGGACGGCCTGGTGCCCGATGTGTACATCGCGATGGGCCAGACCGCGGAGAACGTATCGCTGTACACCGGCATCAGCCGCGAGGACCAGGATCACTGGGGCGTGCGGTCGCAGAACCGCGCCGAGGATGCGATCAAGAGCGGCTTCTTCGAGCGCGAGATCGTGCCCGTCAAGCTGCCCGACGGTACGACCGTCACGACGGACGACGGCCCGCGCGCGGGCACCACGTACGAGGCTGTTTCGCAGCTGAAGCCGGTGTTCCGCCCCAACGGCACGATCACTGCGGGCAACGCGTGTCCGCTGAACGACGGTGCGGCCGCGGTCGTCATCATGAGCGACACCAAGGCCAAGGAATTGGGCCTGACGCCGTTGGCGCGCATCGTGTCCACGGGTGTGTCGGGGTTGTCGCCGGAGATCATGGGCCTCGGCCCGATCGAGGCGATCAAGAAGGCGCTTGCCAAGGCGGGCAAGACGATCAGCGACATCGACCTGGTCGAGATCAACGAGGCGTTCGCGGTGCAGGTGCTCGGGTCGGCGCGCGAACTCGGCATCGACGAGGACAAGCTGAATGTGTCGGGCGGCGCGATCGCGCTGGGTCATCCGTTCGGCATGACCGGTGCGCGCATCACCGCCACGCTGCTGAATAACCTTGCAACGCACGACAAGACGTTCGGCATCGAGTCGATGTGCGTGGGTGGCGGCCAGGGCATGGCGATGGTGGTCGAACGCCTCAGCTAG
- a CDS encoding endonuclease domain-containing protein yields MDNPFLGSEALRDGTVRNKHQLRTRFRAVYPDVYLAGDAPPTLAQRTRGAWLWTRRRGVVAGEAAAAMHGAQWIADDIPIELIWANARSPDGITTRRDRLGPGESQLIAGIAVTTPERTAFDVGRLIRGDTGISRLDALGNATRFDRSTVEELAGRHRGSPGIPRLLSALDWCDEGAESPRETWLRLLLVRAGFPRPRTQIPILDDFGSPRYFLDMGWEDVMIAVEYDGDHHRQRPAFGKDIVRSEFITYRGWTHIRVVAGAHPADIVNRVRRAWPSSVRSDREIA; encoded by the coding sequence GTGGACAATCCCTTCCTCGGCAGTGAGGCCCTGCGCGACGGCACCGTCAGAAACAAGCACCAACTGCGTACGCGTTTCCGTGCTGTGTATCCCGACGTCTACCTCGCTGGCGATGCACCGCCGACGTTGGCGCAACGGACGAGGGGGGCATGGCTGTGGACGCGACGGCGGGGCGTCGTTGCGGGCGAGGCGGCCGCGGCGATGCATGGGGCGCAGTGGATCGCCGATGACATTCCGATCGAGCTCATCTGGGCGAACGCACGGTCGCCCGATGGGATCACGACCCGAAGAGATCGGTTGGGCCCTGGCGAAAGCCAGCTGATTGCCGGAATCGCGGTGACCACACCGGAGCGCACCGCATTCGACGTCGGGCGACTGATCCGCGGCGACACGGGGATTTCGCGACTGGATGCGCTAGGTAATGCCACCCGCTTCGACCGCAGTACCGTCGAGGAACTCGCCGGTCGGCATCGGGGATCTCCCGGCATACCTCGGCTGCTATCAGCCCTGGACTGGTGCGACGAGGGCGCCGAGTCGCCGCGGGAGACCTGGCTTCGATTGCTACTCGTTCGCGCCGGATTTCCACGACCGCGAACGCAGATCCCAATTCTCGACGACTTCGGCAGTCCCCGCTATTTCCTCGATATGGGTTGGGAAGACGTCATGATCGCCGTCGAGTACGACGGTGATCACCATCGCCAGCGTCCGGCGTTCGGAAAGGACATCGTGCGATCGGAATTCATCACATACCGCGGCTGGACCCATATTCGAGTCGTGGCGGGCGCCCATCCGGCCGACATCGTCAACCGTGTCCGCCGGGCGTGGCCGTCTAGTGTGCGCTCAGATCGCGAAATCGCCTGA